CGCCCCTTGCGCCACAGTTGTCGCTTAAAGAAAAACACCTCGTGGTAGAAAAAGCGCGGCGCGATCAACCACAGCGGCCCCCCAGTGGAGACATAGTGATCCGGGTCATCTTCGGGATGGTTGACATGGGCATGATGCTGCATGTGAACCCGCTTAAACACGGGATAGACGAAACCTTGCAGCAGGGCAGAGCCATGCCCCAAAGCCTCATTCAAAAAGCGGTTGCGGTGGGCAGAGCCATGGGAGGCATCATGAATCACCGTACCCAAAACGTACAAGGCGACAAAGTTCAGCCAAAACACCATCCACTTCGGCCAGTGCCAAAAGGCATAGCCACCGAAGCAACAGGCGGAGAGAACCACAGCGGCCAAAAACATCAGCAAAGTCGGGTTCCAAAACTCCGCTGGCGGTCCCAACAGCTCGCGGGGAAGGGTGGCAGGTTTGCGGGCCGATTGAGCAGTCGTGGCAACAGTCATCGGCAGCCATCCCCGCACGGAGCAGTCAAGGAGGCTAGGACAGAGCAGCACGTCCAGGTCATCACACCAACAAATTAGGTAGATTTCTTAACTTTCGTTAGTATACGGCAGAGATTTGCTAAACCTGACAGCTTAAGCTCAATTTCCGCTTCCATCCCCCGATCCAAGACAGGGATCCC
The genomic region above belongs to Thermostichus vulcanus str. 'Rupite' and contains:
- a CDS encoding fatty acid desaturase, whose protein sequence is MTVATTAQSARKPATLPRELLGPPAEFWNPTLLMFLAAVVLSACCFGGYAFWHWPKWMVFWLNFVALYVLGTVIHDASHGSAHRNRFLNEALGHGSALLQGFVYPVFKRVHMQHHAHVNHPEDDPDHYVSTGGPLWLIAPRFFYHEVFFFKRQLWRKGR